From a region of the Papilio machaon chromosome 26, ilPapMach1.1, whole genome shotgun sequence genome:
- the LOC123722510 gene encoding uncharacterized protein LOC123722510 encodes MSDQNKAAYDMGEDTSMSDYTCSEDEGASGRRLGAAGAACTEDAARKNKGGKPRSAALTLKFRTGTTHKRPLAATSADEDAPAVAHKVASSSTRGRVRRPVGVYSFLKEAKDYLADGGDSEGEDPDPTYRPSGRKTSPVVASAKASDDGTPGALSRGTVEALAEEALKSVEKIKEEIKKSSHLKGTVWGQINRATKCVVEAVEGLRDITPDEEQRRLRADNARLSRELDIVRNELRAFKQAYVESQRKSAAAPKEATGPQQPNFEEVLRYAMEEMKGQLLQSVGGMINARLQDLEMRLPPEPVMRPPLRADQRQPPPPRHKSRSGLVEGAMEVDGEAQPPQAPTPRAVKKAPKKGAAKRPTAPPPPPPSKGKQGAGQADATPPPPTAGTSGEGEAQTETVGNSWSEVVRRKKRGNAAVAAYSPPSAGTTRQIAPAPPKAVKIVAPKTAAIVVTLKKGATMTNAEGATTDAKYTEVLAKARSSISLREFGLESVKIRTSMTGSKLMEVGGTTPEETADRLAAALVEAVGSWADITRPTKMAVLRITGLDDTVTTEEVAAQLASVGGCPPSLMKVGNIRPSFWGGGSALVKCPATAAKAVVKAGRVAIGWTMATVKAVEAQPLRCYKCMMLGHTRALCPAETENGRLCFRCGSEGHKSAECEAPCKCTVCATTGRPHSHVMGGAKCTPPSVKGKAPASSRVPRTQPQPHGSRMAEEEEMQVS; translated from the coding sequence ATGAGTGACCAAAACAAAGCGGCTTACGACATGGGGGAGGACACCTCCATGTCGGACTACACGTGCTCAGAGGACGAGGGCGCCTCCGGGCGCCGACTGGGAGCCGCGGGCGCCGCGTGCACCGAGGACGCTGCAAGGAAAAATAAGGGAGGTAAGCCGCGGTCAGCGGCCTTGACATTAAAGTTCCGAACGGGAACGACCCATAAACGGCCGTTGGCCGCTACATCCGCGGATGAGGACGCCCCGGCCGTGGCGCATAAAGTGGCCTCCTCTTCGACGAGGGGCCGCGTTAGGCGCCCGGTAGGGGTGTACAGCTTCCTCAAGGAGGCAAAAGACTACCTGGCTGATGGGGGGGATAGTGAGGGGGAGGACCCCGACCCAACCTACCGTCCAAGCGGCAGGAAGACGAGCCCCGTAGTGGCTTCAGCAAAAGCCTCTGACGACGGGACCCCCGGCGCCCTATCCAGGGGCACGGTCGAGGCCCTCGCCGAGGAGGCTCTCAAAAGCGTGGAAAAAATAAAGGAGGAAATAAAGAAGAGTAGCCACCTAAAGGGTACCGTGTGGGGCCAGATTAACCGGGCCACTAAATGCGTTGTTGAAGCGGTTGAGGGCCTCCGCGATATAACGCCAGATGAAGAGCAGCGCAGGCTCCGCGCAGACAATGCTCGCCTTTCAAGGGAGCTGGATATTGTCCGCAACGAGCTGCGTGCCTTCAAGCAGGCGTACGTGGAGTCGCAGCGGAAGTCCGCTGCAGCCCCGAAAGAGGCCACAGGGCCACAGCAGCCCAACTTTGAGGAGGTGCTAAGATACGCCATGGAGGAAATGAAGGGGCAACTCCTGCAGTCGGTAGGCGGGATGATCAATGCCCGCCTACAAGACCTGGAGATGCGCCTTCCTCCGGAGCCCGTCATGAGGCCCCCTCTGCGTGCCGACCAACggcagccgccgccgccccgtcACAAGTCCCGATCGGGGCTCGTGGAAGGCGCCATGGAGGTGGATGGGGAGGCCCAGCCACCCCAGGCGCCCACACCCAGGGCGGTAAAGAAGGCGCCGAAGAAGGGCGCCGCAAAGCGGCCGACTGCCCCCCCGCCTCCTCCTCCCTCCAAGGGAAAACAGGGGGCAGGACAGGCAGACGCGACCCCTCCCCCCCCAACCGCTGGAACAAGTGGAGAGGGGGAAGCCCAGACGGAGACTGTGGGCAACTCCTGGTCCGAGGTTGTCCGGCGGAAGAAGAGGGGAAATGCCGCTGTCGCTGCTTATTCCCCCCCCTCAGCCGGAACAACCCGGCAGATCGCCCCGGCCCCACCAAAGGCCGTTAAAATCGTGGCCCCAAAAACCGCGGCCATAGTGGTGACCCTCAAGAAAGGGGCCACCATGACCAATGCGGAAGGGGCCACGACTGACGCGAAGTACACCGAGGTCCTGGCAAAGGCCAGGTCCTCGATATCCCTGAGGGAATTCGGTTTGGAGTCGGTCAAGATCCGAACGAGCATGACCGGCTCCAAACTGATGGAGGTTGGGGGGACCACCCCCGAGGAAACCGCGGACCGTCTCGCCGCCGCCCTGGTGGAGGCAGTAGGGAGCTGGGCGGACATCACCCGCCCAACCAAAATGGCCGTCCTCAGGATCACCGGTCTAGATGACACGGTGACCACTGAGGAAGTGGCTGCCCAACTGGCATCGGTTGGCGGGTGTCCCCCCAGCTTGATGAAAGTAGGGAACATCAGGCCGAGTTTCTGGGGCGGAGGCTCCGCCCTGGTCAAGTGCCCAGCGACCGCCGCTAAGGCAGTCGTGAAGGCGGGACGAGTGGCCATCGGATGGACGATGGCCACCGTCAAAGCAGTGGAGGCCCAGCCATTGAGATGCTATAAATGCATGATGCTGGGCCACACTCGCGCTCTTTGCCCAGCGGAAACAGAGAACGGGCGTCTCTGCTTCCGCTGCGGCAGTGAAGGGCACAAGTCGGCAGAGTGCGAGGCCCCCTGCAAATGCACCGTGTGTGCAACGACGGGGCGCCCACACTCACACGTGATGGGGGGTGCCAAGTGCACCCCCCCGTCGGTGAAGGGCAAAGCCCCGGCGTCGAGCAGAGTGCCTCGCACTCAGCCCCAACCGCACGGCAGCCGTATGGCTGAAGAGGAAGAAATGCAGGTTTCTTAA